A stretch of the Duncaniella dubosii genome encodes the following:
- a CDS encoding relaxase, with amino-acid sequence MIAKAKSISHGINALNYITGVSANKKHPERIFHICDSFLPPGIDPLGIWNSVRLDSLCRPRMKNNLIRIEISPAKEHTRHFSAEDWRQLWLDFVAEFDRLEMKDKKGCLLSPKTNLAGSKSTVWLHLESDSGIPHLHAVVSRLDENGNINNDRNIHLRAQRAAERVARKRGWQTAANIHDINRQSVSRDCLDVLGRMGKWSLEYYFARLEAKGYDVKVRKDEKGIVRGYILKKGNAKFKASELGKGRNLMVSKLEGTWNKLHPAQEQQTKADSRESDIRPDYNDYRPDTRRVDIVHDDETHTRFIPEQVMRVFDDEFDFREVENWADLINEACYHFAVAMSFMSFLNAPTYVSGSGGASNNDLPKKRDDIEEEIARARRCAAAARSKIGIVRRKGIRR; translated from the coding sequence ATGATAGCGAAAGCAAAATCAATATCGCACGGCATCAATGCCCTTAACTACATAACAGGCGTGTCGGCGAACAAGAAACACCCGGAGAGAATCTTCCATATCTGCGACAGTTTTCTCCCTCCCGGCATAGACCCGTTGGGGATATGGAACTCCGTCAGACTTGATTCCTTGTGCCGTCCTCGAATGAAGAACAACCTCATCCGGATTGAGATAAGTCCGGCAAAGGAGCATACACGCCATTTCTCGGCCGAAGATTGGAGGCAGCTATGGCTGGATTTCGTTGCAGAGTTTGACCGTCTGGAGATGAAGGACAAGAAAGGCTGCTTGCTATCTCCGAAAACCAATCTCGCAGGAAGCAAGTCAACCGTGTGGCTGCACCTTGAATCCGACAGCGGCATACCCCACCTCCATGCGGTTGTGAGCCGTCTTGACGAAAACGGGAACATCAACAATGACCGCAACATCCATCTTCGGGCACAACGGGCGGCGGAACGTGTGGCGAGAAAACGGGGCTGGCAGACAGCGGCCAACATCCACGACATCAACCGTCAGTCCGTAAGCCGTGACTGCCTCGATGTCCTCGGCAGAATGGGGAAATGGTCGCTTGAGTATTATTTCGCCCGGCTTGAGGCGAAAGGATATGATGTCAAGGTAAGGAAAGATGAGAAGGGCATTGTAAGAGGCTATATACTGAAGAAAGGCAACGCCAAGTTCAAGGCATCCGAGCTTGGCAAAGGCCGCAATCTCATGGTAAGCAAACTTGAAGGCACATGGAACAAGTTGCACCCGGCACAGGAACAGCAGACAAAAGCCGACAGCAGGGAATCCGATATTCGCCCGGACTATAACGATTACAGACCTGACACACGGCGTGTCGATATTGTCCATGATGACGAGACCCACACCCGTTTTATCCCGGAACAGGTCATGCGCGTGTTCGATGACGAGTTTGACTTCCGGGAGGTTGAGAACTGGGCCGACCTTATCAATGAGGCTTGCTACCACTTCGCCGTCGCGATGAGCTTCATGTCGTTCCTGAACGCGCCGACCTATGTTTCCGGCAGCGGAGGGGCATCGAACAACGACCTCCCGAAGAAGCGTGACGACATCGAGGAAGAGATAGCCCGCGCCCGTCGTTGTGCCGCAGCAGCCCGCTCCAAGATAGGAATTGTAAGAAGAAAAGGAATCCGAAGATAA
- a CDS encoding plasmid mobilization protein — translation MNKTDNSPGDNTGKTKRKKLPPEAVRSCTVTTKVTAAERENIHDIAAGCNLTPSDYMRQRALGYEPPSALTAEESELLHNLDGCRVDILNFANALAGMKQDKRIVLFQKVSFMLDWYRQMVPITNAVTEFLNSVINAGRLSPRTRKTITKI, via the coding sequence ATGAATAAGACAGACAATAGCCCCGGCGACAACACTGGAAAGACGAAGCGAAAGAAACTGCCGCCGGAGGCTGTGCGGTCATGCACCGTCACCACAAAAGTGACAGCCGCAGAACGTGAGAATATACACGACATTGCCGCCGGATGCAACCTTACACCGAGCGACTACATGAGGCAGCGTGCCTTGGGCTACGAGCCACCATCGGCATTGACAGCCGAAGAATCGGAACTATTGCACAACCTTGACGGCTGCCGTGTAGATATACTCAACTTCGCCAACGCACTCGCCGGAATGAAGCAAGACAAGAGAATCGTACTTTTTCAAAAGGTCTCCTTCATGCTCGACTGGTACAGGCAGATGGTGCCGATAACCAACGCCGTAACCGAGTTCCTTAACTCCGTGATAAACGCTGGCCGTCTGAGTCCGCGCACAAGGAAAACCATCACAAAAATTTGA